A region of the Candidatus Poribacteria bacterium genome:
CTATCTGAGCTGGCGGCTTCTCAGCTCAGATCCACGAGATATCTCGTTCAACATATATCGAGAGGATGAAAACGGCGTCCATAGGATAAACGAGGTCCCCATCTCGTCCACGACCGATCTGCTGGATAGATCGGCTCAGGACAAAGGTGAATGCCGGTATATCCTTAAAGTCGAACGGGGGACATACGGGTTGATCAAAATCGCCGCCTATGACGGGGACCTGAACATGGTCTGGTACTTTGAGGCATCGGGGGAACACAGCGGATATAGAGGACAGGGCGCCCATGGTCTGGCGGTGGCCGATACGGATGAGGACGGTATGGATGAGCTCATTATCGGCTCAGCCGTGATAGATCACGATGGCAGACCGATCTGGTGCACCGGATTAGGTCATCCGGACGTGATGTATGTCGCCGATATCGATCCCGAAAGGCCCGGCCTGGAGATCTTCTACGGCATAGAGCCGAGACATGAACGGAACGCCGTCTGCCTGGTGGACGCCCGGACGGGGAGATCATCTGGAGATATGACGGCCCTACGAAGCATGTCCACGGCCAGGGTATGGTGGGAGATATAGATCCGGATTATCCGGGGATGGAGTGCTACGCCAGCGAAAGCGATGGCAGTCAGTCCTGGCTCTACAGCGCCAAAGGGGAGCTGATATCGAATGAGAGGATGGGAGGGACAACCCCTCGGGCGGTATGGTGGGACGCGGACCCATATAAGGAGCTGTTCTATGGCGGCAAGCTCAGAAAATACAAGGGTGAGGAGATCGACGAGATAGAGGGACGGCTGTTGGCGATAGGGGATTTCCTGGGTGACTGGCGTGAGGAGATCATCACGAGCGTCGACGGCGAGATGCGGATATATCTCACCGCCATTCCGGCCGTAAGCCGGAACGTATGTCTCCTGGAGGATAGGCAGTATCGAATGGGTGTGGCCGTTCAATCCATGGGATATTACTATCCGCCCCAGTTGAGCCTGAGCTACACCGGACCGATCGCCTGAGAGAGAGGCTCAGCTTCCACCTTTTGACGGAGGGAGAAAATGAGTGAAACCGGCCTGTTCCAGCTCGAATTCTCCCTCTCCGCTTTTAAGTGTGCATCCCCTATCGTATGGGAGTATCCTCCCGATGACCGAGATATCGAGGTTCAACTCCATCAAGGCCGATCGGATCTCCTTAACATTCTCCTCGGGGGCTGTCAGCAGGAGTTCATAATCCTCCCCGCCGTTCAGGGCCAATTTCAGGGGTGAAACGCCGATGTCAGAGGCGAATTTGCAGGCTGCCTCTGATATCGGTATTCTCTCGGCATAGATCTCCGCTCCGACGCGGCTGGATTGACAGATATGATTCACCTCACTTGACACGCCGTCGCTCACATCTATCATGGCGTTGGCGAGTTTGAGGGAGGCTATCTTCCTGGCGGCTCGCAATCTCGGTCGCGGCATCAGATGTCTCATCCTGAGGTATTCGATCTCCTCTTGAGAGAGAGAAGGTGCCTCTGACCCTGAAAGCAGGGCCAATCCCGCCGCCGAGTCCCCCACCGTGCCCGTGAGGATTACCATATCCCCGATCTTCGCCCCTGATCTGTATATAACCTCCTCTTCCGGACACTCGCCGATCACGGATATCGATATGAAAAGGTGGGTTGGTGATCCGGTTGTATCTCCTCCCACGATACTTACCCCTGCCTCGCGAGCCATCCGTTCCAATCCCCTATAGATCTCCTCGATGAATCCGATTTTCAGATCGGGGCGTGCGGATATGGAGACGAGAGTATATTTTGGTTCCCCGCCCATGGCTGCTATATCGCTCAGATTGACCGCCATCGCCTTATAGCCTAACTGATATGGCGTATGCGTCCTCAGTGTGAAGTGTATATTCTCGACGAGCGAATCGACTGTCACAAGCAGCGCCTTTCCATCACCTCCGTTCAAAACGGCGGCATCATCTCCGATACCGCATATCACATCATCACAACGGCAGCTCAAGAGGGAGGATATCCTCTCTATAAGTGAGAACTCACCTATATCGCTGAGTTTGAGCTCATGCTCGCCGGATGTCATCTGTTACATCTGCACCTTTTAACTCTCCGCTTTTTGATGCTCCAGAGTGGCCTTGACGAAGGCTTTAAAGAGCGGATGAGGATCGAGCGGCTTAGATTTGAACTCGGGGTGAAACTGCGAGCCGATCATCCAGGGATGGTCCTCCACCTCGACCATCTCCACCAGATCGCCGCTTGGCGAGATCCCGCAAAGCCTCAACCCCTTGGAGCTGAGCGTCGTTCGATATTTGTTGTTGAATTCATACCGATGCCTATGTCGCTCCAGGATGATCGGCTGTCTATATGCCTCAAACGCCTTAGAGCCTTTGTCCAGGATACACGGATACAACCCCAAGCGCATCGTGCCGCCCTTGTCCGATATGTTCCGTTGTTCGGGCATCAGGTCTATGACGGGATGGGGCGTTTCAGGATCGAACTCCGTGCTGTTTGCTCCATCGAGACCCGCGACGTTTCTGGCGAACTCTATCACCATACACTGCATCCCCAAACAAAGCCCCAGGAAGGGTATCTTATTCTCACGTGCGAATTTAACGGCCACTATCATCCCTTCGATCCCTCTGTATCCAAATCCCCCGGGCACCAGTATACCGTCCACGCCGGCGAAAGCCTTATTCAGATCGCGGCGTTTGAGCAGGGATTCCGAATCGACCCATTTTATCTTCACCCCGGCATCGTTGGCTATTCCCCCGTGTTTCAGCGCCTCCTGAACGCTTATGTAGGCATCGCTCCCTCTGGTATATTTGCCGACGATCGCCACGGTGGTGTGATACTTTGGGTTTTTAAGCCTTTCGACCATCCGGCGCCACTCATCCATTTTAGGTGGATTGTTCCTGAGATTGAGCCGTTTTATCACCAGATCGGCCAACCCCTGGTTTTCAAATATCAGGGGGATTTCATATACGATATCGGTATCCCTTCCCTCGATGACCCCCTCTATGGGAACGCCGCAGAAGAGGGATATCTTCTCTCTCAAACTCGCGCTGAGAGGTTTACGGGTGCGACAGATGAGGATATCGGGTTGTATGCCCAGCTCCTGAAGCGCCCTGACGCTGTGCTGTGTGGGCTTGGTCTTCGG
Encoded here:
- the thiL gene encoding thiamine-phosphate kinase, with amino-acid sequence MTSGEHELKLSDIGEFSLIERISSLLSCRCDDVICGIGDDAAVLNGGDGKALLVTVDSLVENIHFTLRTHTPYQLGYKAMAVNLSDIAAMGGEPKYTLVSISARPDLKIGFIEEIYRGLERMAREAGVSIVGGDTTGSPTHLFISISVIGECPEEEVIYRSGAKIGDMVILTGTVGDSAAGLALLSGSEAPSLSQEEIEYLRMRHLMPRPRLRAARKIASLKLANAMIDVSDGVSSEVNHICQSSRVGAEIYAERIPISEAACKFASDIGVSPLKLALNGGEDYELLLTAPEENVKEIRSALMELNLDISVIGRILPYDRGCTLKSGEGEFELEQAGFTHFLPPSKGGS
- a CDS encoding CTP synthase produces the protein MTKYIFVTGGVVSSVGKGITTAALGRLLINRGYRVMALKIDPYINVDAGTMNPFQHGEVFVTNDGAETDLDLGHYERFLGIELTRHSNFTSGAVYSEVIAKERRGEFLGQTVQLIPHITNEIKSRIYQLARESNADILITEIGGTIGDFETPPFVWAIRDIGREVGRENVLYIHVSLIAYLSWGEPKTKPTQHSVRALQELGIQPDILICRTRKPLSASLREKISLFCGVPIEGVIEGRDTDIVYEIPLIFENQGLADLVIKRLNLRNNPPKMDEWRRMVERLKNPKYHTTVAIVGKYTRGSDAYISVQEALKHGGIANDAGVKIKWVDSESLLKRRDLNKAFAGVDGILVPGGFGYRGIEGMIVAVKFARENKIPFLGLCLGMQCMVIEFARNVAGLDGANSTEFDPETPHPVIDLMPEQRNISDKGGTMRLGLYPCILDKGSKAFEAYRQPIILERHRHRYEFNNKYRTTLSSKGLRLCGISPSGDLVEMVEVEDHPWMIGSQFHPEFKSKPLDPHPLFKAFVKATLEHQKAES